Genomic segment of Paenibacillus macerans:
CAGTTTATGCTCGGCGGAATATCACATCAATTCGTTCCGCTTCCGCAAATATGCGAATAATACGGCGCTGGCCAAGGTACACAGCAGCGCGCACACGCCGATAAAGCCGTATCCGGCCTGAAGGCCGCGCAGCAAGCCGAGCTCCGGGTCGCTGGCGTTCGCGAACAGCTTCTTAATGCCGTCGGTGATGGCGCCGATCAAGTAATTGCCGATCACGCTGCCCACCCCCATCAGCGTCACGATAAAGGTGATGGCGGAGTCGCTGCCGGAGCGGTATTTCTTGGCGATCAAGGCCATCACGGTCGGGTAGATCGGGGCGATCCCGATCCCGGCGGCGGCGAACAGGAACGCTCCGGGCTCGCCGGCCCAGATGGCGGCCAGGGTGCACAGTCCGGAAAAGCCGGAGAAAAGGATCAGCGACAGCGTGAACCCGATTTTATCCGTGACCGGTCCAAGCAGCAGGCGCGCGAACGTAAAGCATACGAAAAACGCCGACAGCATGCCCGAGGCGCTGGAGGTGTTCCAGTGGTAGGCTTTTTCCAGGAAGTTGACCAGCCAGCCGCCGACAGCCATTTCGGAAATGACGCCAAACGATAAAACGAGTACGATCAGCCAAATGGCGGGGTCCCGCATCAACTGCGACACGGGCACGCGCTCGCCGCCGTGCTCTTCCTCCCCCGGAAACCGGCTCATAAACGCCGGAATCATCGGAATGACCGACAGCGACAACATGATCA
This window contains:
- a CDS encoding MFS transporter; translation: MQLATVFVGFFIFGFSENIKGPAIPRIQTDFGIDEMQVGTLLSLNSLGYLLACSFTAYLARKWGAKAVTLLAFGSMAASGVLIFASRTYPALSGSYFFMYVGNGMLEIALAVLAARIFVGNTGTMMNLAHFFYGLSSIVAPMIASGLMSVTIGGHMLDWRGMYLIMLSLSVIPMIPAFMSRFPGEEEHGGERVPVSQLMRDPAIWLIVLVLSFGVISEMAVGGWLVNFLEKAYHWNTSSASGMLSAFFVCFTFARLLLGPVTDKIGFTLSLILFSGFSGLCTLAAIWAGEPGAFLFAAAGIGIAPIYPTVMALIAKKYRSGSDSAITFIVTLMGVGSVIGNYLIGAITDGIKKLFANASDPELGLLRGLQAGYGFIGVCALLCTLASAVLFAYLRKRNELM